In Polaribacter sp. Hel_I_88, the following proteins share a genomic window:
- a CDS encoding type II toxin-antitoxin system HigB family toxin: MKIFSRGTLRDFWVKHNNCELQLKTWYRETEKANWSSINDLKLEYPNASILKDNRIVFNIKGNDYRLIVKFNFDYQLAWIRFLGTHAEYDKINANEI; the protein is encoded by the coding sequence GTGAAAATATTTTCGAGAGGAACATTAAGAGATTTTTGGGTAAAACATAATAACTGTGAATTACAATTAAAAACTTGGTATCGTGAAACTGAAAAGGCCAATTGGTCTTCAATTAACGATTTAAAATTAGAATATCCAAACGCAAGTATTTTAAAAGATAATAGAATTGTCTTTAATATTAAGGGAAACGATTATAGACTTATTGTGAAATTTAATTTTGATTATCAATTAGCGTGGATAAGATTTTTAGGAACACATGCAGAATATGATAAAATTAATGCAAACGAAATTTAA
- a CDS encoding T9SS type A sorting domain-containing protein — protein MSQTLLSADGKTETYALINSVLANPNRDVVEVPDCNHSSFGKHITQAFDSELNKNVFLFHIHVTPDNDRCKAGVNDRQRNEIKTYGDSPENLIARNGETVQYKWKFRLSDTFKPSASFTHIHQIKSVGGPFESIPMISFTLRKSNPDRLELRYTATTDQTTIATANLDLFRGNWVSVTETIKFSNNGSYTLEIKNIATNQIILNYNATSKDMWQDGADFSRPKWGIYRSLNNQQDLQDEIVKFADFSIEENPATLSIVDINIDALKAKAENILLYPNPSSKEVEFKNANSDNYDTIEMYDYSGRKMPIEKRLNDDKLDVSGFAKGLYFIVFKKDTVTAKVLKCYVK, from the coding sequence ATGTCTCAAACATTATTATCAGCAGATGGAAAAACAGAAACATATGCTTTAATAAATTCGGTTTTAGCAAACCCAAATAGAGATGTTGTAGAAGTGCCAGATTGTAATCACAGCAGTTTTGGAAAACATATTACACAAGCTTTTGATAGCGAATTAAACAAAAATGTCTTTTTATTTCATATACATGTAACTCCAGATAATGATCGTTGTAAAGCAGGTGTAAATGACAGACAGCGTAATGAGATTAAAACATATGGTGATTCTCCAGAAAATTTAATTGCAAGAAATGGGGAAACCGTTCAATATAAATGGAAATTCAGATTGTCTGATACTTTTAAGCCAAGTGCTAGTTTTACTCACATTCATCAAATAAAATCTGTTGGTGGGCCTTTTGAATCAATACCAATGATTTCTTTTACACTAAGAAAATCAAATCCAGATAGATTAGAGTTACGATATACTGCCACAACTGACCAAACAACTATTGCAACAGCAAATTTAGATTTGTTTAGAGGTAACTGGGTTTCAGTAACAGAAACCATTAAATTTAGTAATAATGGGAGTTATACTTTAGAAATTAAAAATATTGCAACCAATCAAATCATTTTAAATTATAATGCTACCAGTAAAGATATGTGGCAAGATGGAGCTGATTTTTCGCGTCCAAAATGGGGGATTTATAGAAGTTTAAATAACCAACAAGATTTGCAAGATGAAATTGTAAAATTTGCAGATTTTAGCATCGAAGAGAATCCAGCAACATTATCTATTGTTGATATCAATATAGATGCTTTAAAGGCGAAAGCAGAAAATATTTTGTTGTATCCAAATCCTTCTTCTAAAGAAGTAGAATTTAAAAATGCCAATTCAGATAATTATGATACTATTGAAATGTATGATTATTCTGGACGTAAAATGCCAATAGAAAAAAGACTAAATGATGATAAATTAGATGTTTCTGGTTTTGCTAAAGGATTATATTTTATCGTTTTTAAAAAAGATACTGTTACAGCTAAAGTTTTAAAGTGTTATGTAAAGTAA